In one Natrinema sp. DC36 genomic region, the following are encoded:
- a CDS encoding ParA family protein: MYNNSKRAATFLDKGGTGKTTSAAHLGVGLAEQGEDVLLIDLAGKQGDLAKHFGVWGDVQDQIEADDDWPNISTVFAEEWGQIASKLGDAAVESLIIETGEGVDLIPAHPGLDSLDADLGNIDDARERYSRLEEFLDEFIDPLYDVVIIDLPGLTNNVSYNGLWATKNVIAPVEMGPFESEQATALRRDLDKIEDQFDVDVELAMILPNKVDSRTKLATEYLEDFGEEYEDAIAPAHVPVSQDIRNAADAGQTVFALEEPSSTATRARDAFMENASALQKRLGGN, translated from the coding sequence ATGTATAACAATAGCAAACGAGCAGCGACCTTCCTCGATAAGGGGGGAACTGGTAAAACGACCTCTGCAGCGCATCTCGGCGTCGGTCTCGCCGAACAAGGAGAAGACGTCCTCTTGATCGACCTCGCCGGGAAACAGGGGGACCTCGCGAAACACTTCGGCGTCTGGGGCGACGTCCAGGACCAGATCGAAGCCGACGACGACTGGCCGAACATCTCGACGGTATTCGCCGAGGAGTGGGGACAAATCGCCTCGAAGCTGGGCGACGCGGCCGTTGAGAGCCTAATCATCGAAACCGGCGAGGGCGTCGACCTGATCCCCGCACATCCGGGGCTCGACTCGCTTGACGCAGATCTCGGAAACATCGACGACGCTCGCGAGCGCTACTCTCGCCTCGAGGAGTTCCTTGACGAGTTCATCGATCCACTGTACGACGTTGTCATCATCGACCTCCCGGGGCTGACGAATAACGTGTCCTACAACGGGCTTTGGGCGACGAAGAACGTCATCGCGCCGGTCGAGATGGGGCCGTTCGAGAGTGAACAGGCCACGGCGCTGCGACGCGACCTCGATAAGATCGAGGACCAGTTCGACGTCGACGTTGAGCTCGCGATGATCCTCCCGAACAAGGTCGACTCGAGAACGAAGCTCGCGACGGAGTATCTCGAGGACTTTGGTGAGGAGTACGAAGACGCGATCGCGCCGGCGCACGTCCCGGTCTCGCAGGACATCCGGAACGCTGCCGACGCCGGCCAGACTGTGTTCGCCCTCGAGGAGCCATCGTCGACGGCGACGCGCGCACGAGATGCATTCATGGAAAACGCCTCAGCGCTGCAGAAACGACTAGGTGGTAACTGA